The following are encoded in a window of Kitasatospora fiedleri genomic DNA:
- a CDS encoding class I SAM-dependent methyltransferase has protein sequence MTATGGVGQAYDGVAELYAHLFRGELGGREDELAAIRRLVAAPAVAGRGLPVGDLGCGPGEATELLAGFGVRAFGLDLSAGMLRQARLAHPARPFVRGSLTALPLADAGLGAILARYSLIHLPPAELPSVLAELRRVLAPGGLLLTGFFAADPELGDTDRPVPFDHKVTTAHRWPIDTLAGLFRAAGFTETARTLRAPAPGERFPQGTLLLQG, from the coding sequence ATGACGGCGACCGGTGGGGTCGGGCAGGCGTACGACGGGGTGGCGGAGCTGTACGCCCACCTGTTCCGGGGTGAACTCGGCGGCCGGGAGGACGAGTTGGCGGCGATCCGGCGGCTGGTCGCGGCACCCGCGGTGGCGGGGCGCGGACTGCCGGTGGGCGACCTCGGCTGCGGGCCGGGAGAGGCGACCGAACTGCTCGCCGGGTTCGGCGTCCGCGCCTTCGGCCTGGACCTCTCGGCCGGGATGCTGCGACAGGCCCGACTCGCCCACCCGGCCCGGCCGTTCGTGCGGGGCTCGCTGACGGCGCTCCCGCTGGCGGACGCCGGTCTCGGCGCGATCCTCGCCCGCTACTCGCTGATCCACCTCCCGCCCGCCGAACTCCCCTCCGTACTGGCCGAGTTGCGCCGCGTCCTGGCCCCCGGCGGGCTGCTGCTCACCGGCTTCTTCGCCGCCGACCCCGAACTCGGCGACACCGACCGCCCCGTCCCCTTCGACCACAAGGTCACCACCGCCCACCGCTGGCCGATCGACACCCTCGCCGGGCTCTTCCGCGCGGCCGGCTTCACCGAGACCGCCCGCACCCTGCGCGCCCCCGCCCCCGGCGAACGCTTCCCGCAGGGGACGCTGCTGCTCCAGGGCTGA